The nucleotide window AGGTACTGCTGATGGCGTTTGGCGAGCAGAAGGCGCCGATCATCCGGAAGGCGGTTGAAGGGCCGATCACCGACTCGGTCGCGGCGAGTTTTCTGCAGGAGCATGCGAACGCGAGTATCTTCGTGGACCCGGCGGCGGGCGGCGACCTGACTCGGGCGGACACGCCGTGGTTGCTCGGTGAGATCGAGTGGAGCCCCGAATACCAGCATCGAGCGGTGATCTGGCTCGGCCTGCTGACAGGCAAGAGCATTCTCAAGCTCGACCAGAACGACTATGACGAGCATCACCTGGCCTCGCTGGTTCGCAAGGCTGGTCCGGTGGACGATCTCAACGTGAAGGTTGGCCGCCGGCTGTGGGAGACGATTGTCCGCCGCGGCATGGCCCCCACCGGCAAGAAGATGATCTGTTTCAGCCCTCACCCGGACGATGACGTCATCAGCATGGGTGGCACGCTCAGCGAGTTCGTCTGTTCGGGCAACGAGGTTCACACCGTTTACATGACCAGCGGGAACATTGCCATCTTTGACGACTACGCGCGGCAGATGCTCAATTTCTGGTCGGACCTGAACCACATTTTCAAGTTCGAGACCAAGAGGACCAGCGAGTTTGTCAAGAAGGTTAAGGAATTTTTCGCATCTAAGGCTCCGGGGGCGGTGGACATCCCGGAGGTTCAGATCATCAAGGACTGGATCCGGCGTAACGAGGCTGCGGCCGCCTGCCGCTGGATGAAGATCCCCTTCAAGCACATTCACTTCCTGAACATGCCGTTCTACCAGACCGGCGAGGTCAGGAAGCGGCCCATTGGCGAGGAGGATGTGGAGTTGGTGCTTGACGTTCTGCGTGAGGTTCGGCCGGATTGGGTATTCCTGGCCGGCGAGATGGCCGACCCGCACGGCACGCACCGGCTCTGCGCCGAGGCGGTTTTCCAGGCTCTTCGCCGGCTGTCAAAGGAAGAGTACCCGGAGGCGGTCTGGCTTTACCGGGGCGCCTGGCAGGAGTGGGACGTGGACATGATCGACATGGCCGTGCCCCTCTCCAAGGCTCAGGCCACTCACAAGATCTTCGGCATCTTCAAGCACCAATCGCAGAAGGACAAGGCCCTGTTTCCCGGCCCGTACGACGATCGTGAGTTTTGGCAGCGAGCGGAGGCTCGGAACAAGGAGACCGCCGGCAAGTACAATGCCCTTGGGCTGCCGGAGTACTACGCGATTGAAGCGTTCGTCCGCTACACAGACGTCTGAGACCAACCCCCGTCGACGTGGATGATCTGACCGGTGATGTAGTCTCCCTCAACGACGAGGAAGCGTACGACTGCGGCGATCTCTTCGGGTGTTCCCTCGCGGCGCAGGGGCACGCGGGTGATGAGACGGCTCCGCAGTTCCTTTTCGACATCTTGGGGAAAGACGGCGATGCCGGGAGCGACGGCATTGACGGTGACTTGGGGGGCGAGTTCCAGGGCGAGGGTTCGGGTCAGGTTGGCCAGGGCCGCCTTGGAGGCGCAGTATGGCCCGTAGGCTTTCACCGGACGGTCGGCCAGCATGTCCACCAGATTGATGATCCGGCCGCCACCTGCGGACTGCATAAGTGGAGCAGCGGCCCGAGCCAGGAGGGCGGGGGCGATGAGATTGAGGCGGAGCATGGTGTTCCAGGTAGCCGCGTCAGCCTGTGCCAGGGGTGTCTTGTTGAACACGGAGGCGTTGTTCACCAGGATGTCGAGCCGGCCGAGGCGATCGACGGTTTGACTGACGACATGCTGAGGGGTGGCCGCTTCAGCGAGGTCGCCGCACACCAGGGCCGCTCTGCGTCCCAGCCGTTGGATCTGGGCTGCGAGGCTGCGGGCTTCTTCGTCGGAGGTCCGATAATGGACGGCCAGATCGCAGCCTGTCCTGGCGAGTTCCAGGGCGATGGCCCTTCCCACCCGTCGAGCTGCGCCGGAGACGAGGGCGACCTTTCCGGTGACGTCCATGGCGTCATGGTACCTTAAAGCCGGGGGAGATGCGCTGGGGGGGCGTGGCTGCCGTTTGGGGTCTGGGGATGGTCGCGCTGTAAGGACTTGGCCCGGCCGGTCAATCAAGGAAGGCGCTGTCATGATGGAAGCCGGAGGCAGTTGGGTGGGGTTTTGGCGAAACAGGATGGCTTTTGGGGCGTCTACTGAGATGAGGGCTTTTTGACGGTGTGGGCCAGGACGCGTGCCGGGAGCGGGTTGGTGAGGCCGATGTGTGGTCCGTCGGATATGCCGTAGAGACTGTAACCATTTGTGGGAGAATGTGTTGCAGTTTTTTGGATGGACAACCGATGATGGAGTGAGGTATACTTGAGGCGGAGGGCGTGCGCGCCCGCCGGTGAGGGAGTATTTTTGTCATGACAGCTCGGCGATGGTGGGTATCCAGGATGATTGCCCCGGTCCTG belongs to Phycisphaerae bacterium and includes:
- the nagB gene encoding glucosamine-6-phosphate deaminase gives rise to the protein MRREAPPEGKVFKALERIPTTICASDLDAALRVAGILADVIRRHNREGKRTVLGLATGHTPINVYRELIRMHREEGLDFSRVITFNLDEYYPIPPDSIQSYHRWMKENFFDHVNIPAASINMPDGTLKESEIASFCEGYEARIKAAGGIDVQILGIGRTGHVGFNEPGSSRESRTRVISLDRVTRMDAASDFFGESNVPKQAITMGVGTILDAGQVLLMAFGEQKAPIIRKAVEGPITDSVAASFLQEHANASIFVDPAAGGDLTRADTPWLLGEIEWSPEYQHRAVIWLGLLTGKSILKLDQNDYDEHHLASLVRKAGPVDDLNVKVGRRLWETIVRRGMAPTGKKMICFSPHPDDDVISMGGTLSEFVCSGNEVHTVYMTSGNIAIFDDYARQMLNFWSDLNHIFKFETKRTSEFVKKVKEFFASKAPGAVDIPEVQIIKDWIRRNEAAAACRWMKIPFKHIHFLNMPFYQTGEVRKRPIGEEDVELVLDVLREVRPDWVFLAGEMADPHGTHRLCAEAVFQALRRLSKEEYPEAVWLYRGAWQEWDVDMIDMAVPLSKAQATHKIFGIFKHQSQKDKALFPGPYDDREFWQRAEARNKETAGKYNALGLPEYYAIEAFVRYTDV
- a CDS encoding SDR family oxidoreductase; translated protein: MDVTGKVALVSGAARRVGRAIALELARTGCDLAVHYRTSDEEARSLAAQIQRLGRRAALVCGDLAEAATPQHVVSQTVDRLGRLDILVNNASVFNKTPLAQADAATWNTMLRLNLIAPALLARAAAPLMQSAGGGRIINLVDMLADRPVKAYGPYCASKAALANLTRTLALELAPQVTVNAVAPGIAVFPQDVEKELRSRLITRVPLRREGTPEEIAAVVRFLVVEGDYITGQIIHVDGGWSQTSV